From a region of the Epinephelus fuscoguttatus linkage group LG21, E.fuscoguttatus.final_Chr_v1 genome:
- the rdh10a gene encoding retinol dehydrogenase 10-A codes for MSAFSFYLHCGPSLSVRPCLSAANRFQEWKPLRFFRRLFELIFKSLVKMMIIIAEFFVVILKVLWAFVTAGAKWVVRPKEKSVAGQVCVITGAGSGLGRLFAKEFARRRAILVLWDINSQSNEETAEMVRQIYHELDTPITKDGPVGGVEEVPPFQPQVYTYVCDVGKRESVYSTAEKVRREVGEVDILINNAGVVSGHHLLECPDELIERTMVVNCHAHFWTTKAFLPKMLELNHGHIVTVASSLGLFSTAGVEDYCASKFGAIGFHESLSHELKASEKDGINMTLVCPYLVDTGMFKGCRIRKEIEPFLPPLKPEFCVKQAMRAILTDQPMICTPRIVYMVNFMKSILPFEAIVCMYRFLGADKCMYPFLAQRKEAMNNNEAKNGI; via the exons ATGTCAGCGTTTTCCTTTTACCTGCACTGTGGTCCAAGTTTGTCGGTGCGTCCCTGCCTTTCTGCTGCAAACAGGTTTCAAGAGTGGAAACCCCTGCGCTTCTTCCGCCGCTTGTTTGAATTGATTTTCAAAAGCTTGGTAAAGATGATGATCATAATCGCGGAGTTCTTCGTGGTCATTTTGAAGGTGCTCTGGGCTTTTGTAACAGCCGGGGCGAAATGGGTGGTGCGGCCCAAGGAGAAGAGCGTGGCGGGACAGGTGTGCGTGATCACCGGGGCTGGAAGCGGCCTCGGGCGGCTCTTCGCCAAGGAGTTCGCCCGGAGACGAGCGATACTGGTGTTATGGGACATAAACAGCCAAAGCAATGAGGAAACGGCGGAGATGGTGCGGCAGATATACCATGAGCTGGACACTCCCATAACCAAAGACG GACCTGTTGGAGGGGTAGAGGAGGTCCCCCCATTCCAGCCGCAGGTCTACACCTATGTGTGTGACGTGGGAAAGCGGGAGAGTGTGTATTCCACGGCTGAGAAGGTGCGTCGAGAGGTGGGAGAGGTAGACATACTGATCAACAACGCCGGCGTCGTCTCCGGCCATCACCTTCTGGAGTGCCCCGATGAGCTGATTGAGCGCACCATGGTGGTCAACTGCCATGCCCACTTCTGG ACCACCAAGGCATTTCTCCCCAAGATGCTGGAGCTGAATCATGGTCACATTGTGACGGTTGCCAGCTCCCTGGGTTTATTCAGCACAGCTGGAGTGGAG GATTACTGTGCCAGTAAGTTCGGTGCCATTGGGTTCCACGAGTCACTGAGCCATGAGCTGAAGGCCTCAGAGAAGGATGGCATCAACATGACTCTGGTGTGCCCTTACCTGGTCGACACGGGAATGTTCAAAGGCTGCAGGATAAG GAAGGAGATCGAGCCCTTCCTGCCTCCGCTGAAGCCAGAGTTCTGTGTGAAACAGGCCATGAGGGCCATCCTCACTGACCAGCCCATGATCTGTACACCTCGCATCGTCTATATGGTCAACTTCATGAAAAG CATCCTGCCCTTCGAGGCCATCGTGTGCATGTACCGGTTCCTAGGCGCCGACAAGTGCATGTACCCCTTCCTAGCTCAGAGAAAGGAGGCCATGAACAACAACGAGGCGAAGAACGGGATCTAG
- the rpl7 gene encoding 60S ribosomal protein L7 — translation MADAEKKVPAVPESLLKRRKAFATMKAMRIKKMLAEKKARKVTRKLIYKRAEKYHKEYRQMYRREIRLGRTARKVGNFYVPAEPKLAFVIRIRGINGVSPKVRKVLQLLRLRQIFNGVFVKLNKASINMLRIAEPYIAWGYPNLKSVRELIYKRGHGRMRKQRIALTDNALVEKALGKYGIICVEDLIHEIYTVGKNFKPANNFLWPFKLSSPRGGMNKKTTHFVEGGDAGNREDQINRMIRRMN, via the exons ATGGCGGACGCAGA aaaaaaagtacCGGCGGTCCCTGAGAGCCTTTTGAAAAGGCGAAAGGCCTTCGCCACCATGAAGGCCATGCGCATCAAGAAGATGCTGGCTGAGAAAAAG GCCCGCAAAGTGACCAGGAAACTGATCTACAAGAGAGCCGAGAAGTACCACAAGGAGTACAGACAGATGTACAGGCGTGAGATCCGTCTGGGCCGTACTGCTCGCAAAGTGGGAAACTTCTACGTGCCAGCTGAGCCCAAACTGGCCTTTGTTATCAGAATCAGAGG TATCAATGGCGTCAGCCCCAAGGTCCGCAAGGTTCTGCAGCTGCTCCGTCTGCGCCAGATCTTCAACGGTGTGTTCGTCAAGCTGAACAAGGCTTCAATCAACATGCTCAGGATCGCCGAGCCTTACATCGCTTGGGG ATACCCCAACCTGAAGTCTGTGCGTGAGCTCATCTACAAACGTGGCCATGGCAGGATGAGGAAACAGCGCATTGCCCTCACAGACAACGCTCTGGTGGAGAAGGCTCTCG GCAAATATGGCATCATCTGCGTCGAGGACCTCATCCATGAGATTTACACAGTTGGAAAGAACTTCAAGCCCGCCAACAACTTCCTGTGGCCCTTCAAGCTGTCTTCACCCCGCGGCGGTATGAACAAGAAGACCACACACTTCGTGGAGGGAGGAGACGCTGGCAACAGGGAGGACCAGATCAACAGAATGATCAGGAGGATGAACTGA